One part of the Pseudopipra pipra isolate bDixPip1 chromosome 3, bDixPip1.hap1, whole genome shotgun sequence genome encodes these proteins:
- the SCCPDH gene encoding saccharopine dehydrogenase-like oxidoreductase, with amino-acid sequence MAAGSGTKAAERLYDMVVFGASGFTGQFVVEEVARAAATAAAGEGPLCRGPLRWAVAGRSREKLRAVLERAAERLGKATLGAEVDVLLCDVGDAVSLAAMAKQTRVVLNCVGPYRFFGEPVVEACVENGASCIDISGEPQFLEGMYLKYNEKAAEKGVYVVGSCGFDSIPADMGVLYTRDKLKGTLTAVESFLSVKSGPEGVCVHDGTWKSAVYGLADEDNLRKLRKKIGYAPVPIVGAKLKKRGFLFYNQEFKEYSIPFMGSDGSVVKRTQRYLHTELQETPVQYGAYVNVGGLGSVIKLMFAGMLFLLLVKFNFGRKLLTKYPEFFSAGRFTKEGPTQKQMDGTSFTMTFFGEGYSEGQDPQSGKPNVKICTEVKGPEPGYVATPIAMVQAAVSLLEDAHSLPKRGGVYSPGAAFSKTKLIDRLNRRGVEFSVISKPEV; translated from the exons ATGGCGGCCGGCAGCGGCACGAAGGCGGCCGAGCGGCTCTACGACATGGTGGTGTTCGGCGCCTCGGGCTTCACCGGACAGTTCGTGGTGGAGGAGGTGGCGCGGGCGGCGGCGACGGCGGCCGCCGGCGAGGGTCCGCTGTGCCGCGGCCCCCTGCGCTGGGCCGTGGCCGGGCGGAGCCGCGAGAAGCTGCGGGCGGTGCTGGAGCGGGCGGCCGAGCGACTGG GGAAGGCGACGCTCGGGGCAGAGGTCGACGTGCTGCTGTGCGATGTGGGCGACGCGGTCTCGCTGGCCGCCATGGCGAAGCAGACCCGGGTGGTGCTGAACTGCGTGGGCCCG TATAGATTCTTTGGAGAGCCTGTGGTAGAAGCTTGTGTTGAAAATGGTGCAAGCTGCATTGACATCAGTGGAGAGCCCCAG TTCCTGGAGGGAATGTACCTGAAATACAACGAAAAAGCTGCGGAAAAGGGGGTATATGTCGTTGGAAGCTGTGGCTTTGACTCCATACCAGCTGATATGGGAGTACTGTACACCAGAGACAAGTTGAAAG GTACCTTAACTGCTGTTGAAAGTTTCCTGTCGGTAAAATCTGGGCCTGAG GGTGTTTGTGTACACGATGGGACCTGGAAGTCAGCTGTCTATGGCCTTGCAGATGAAGACAACCTGAGGAAACTTCGAAAAAAGATAGGATATGCCCCTGTTCCAATAGTTGGTGCAAAGCTTAAAAAAAG aGGATTTTTGTTTTACAATCAGGAATTCAAAGAGTACTCTATTCCATTCATGGGATCTGATGGTTCTGTTGTGAAACGGACTCAGCGTTATTTGCACACAGAGTTGCAGGAAACACCT GTCCAGTATGGTGCTTATGTGAATGTAGGTGGTCTTGGCTCTGTTATCAAGCTGATGTTTGCTGGcatgttatttcttcttctggTGAAGTTTAACTTTGGAAGAAAACTTCTGACAAAA TACCCAGAATTTTTCTCTGCTGGACGTTTCACAAAGGAAGGACCAACCCAGAAACAG ATGGATGGAACCTCTTTTACAATGACTTTTTTTGGTGAGGGTTACAGTGAGGGGCAAGATCCCCAGAGTGGCAAACCAAATGTGAAGATCTGCACTGAAGTGAAAGGACCAG AGCCTGGATATGTTGCTACGCCTATTGCAATGGTTCAAGCAGCTGTATCTCTTCTGGAAGATGCACATTCTCTGCCTAAACG GGGTGGTGTATATTCTCCGGGAGCTGCCTTCTCCAAAACAAAACTGATTGATCGCCTCAACAGACGTGGTGTTGAGTTCTCTGTTATTAGCAAGCCCGAAGTCTGA